In Deltaproteobacteria bacterium, the following proteins share a genomic window:
- a CDS encoding tripartite tricarboxylate transporter TctB family protein: MRSGAIFFCLFLMIVAGGALVLARDWPFNAALFPMAVSFPLLMLAGCQLILLLRGKEDPTETTAVDLEFANDLPPQLERRRVIAMFSWIAGFIASVFLIGFPFTVPLFIFCYLRCASGTGWLPTIVATAITWAIFYGLFQKLVHLQFEQGAVQAWLGL, translated from the coding sequence ATGCGTAGCGGCGCAATATTCTTTTGTCTGTTCTTGATGATCGTGGCCGGCGGCGCGCTGGTTTTGGCGCGCGATTGGCCGTTCAATGCCGCGCTGTTTCCGATGGCGGTAAGTTTTCCGCTGCTCATGCTCGCCGGCTGTCAGCTCATCTTACTGCTCAGGGGCAAAGAGGACCCGACCGAAACGACCGCCGTCGATTTGGAGTTCGCGAACGACCTGCCACCCCAGCTCGAGCGCCGCCGGGTAATCGCGATGTTTAGCTGGATCGCCGGCTTCATCGCCAGCGTTTTTCTTATTGGCTTCCCGTTCACCGTCCCGCTTTTCATCTTCTGCTATCTTCGCTGCGCCAGCGGGACCGGCTGGCTGCCGACGATCGTCGCTACCGCAATTACCTGGGCGATCTTTTATGGCTTGTTTCAAAAGCTCGTGCACTTGCAGTTCGAGCAGGGCGCCGTACAGGCGTGGCTTGGACTATGA
- a CDS encoding NAD(P)-dependent oxidoreductase gives MANLGFVGLGVMGSRMAKRLLDAGHCVTGYNRTKSKTQWLLDAGMKWADSPRTAAQSSEVVFSMIANNNALRAVTEGPDGILAGLNAGKIYIEMSTVSPAAIRELARQVEAKSAAMLDAPVSGSSITLDEGKLSFMVGGKREVFEKVLPYLHAIGPKATYVGGHGLAASMKIATNLSLAVQMLAFSEGLLLAEKSGIARETAVEVLLNSVMASPMVKYRGPFVLNMPEEAIFDVNMMQKDLLLALEMGRQLDVPLPTTAITNQMLTTTRAMGFAKKDFAVIFEALARMAGGK, from the coding sequence ATGGCGAATCTTGGTTTTGTCGGTCTAGGAGTTATGGGCAGCCGCATGGCGAAACGCCTACTCGACGCCGGTCACTGCGTCACCGGCTACAACCGGACCAAGTCCAAAACGCAATGGCTTCTCGACGCGGGCATGAAGTGGGCCGACAGTCCGCGCACGGCGGCACAATCCAGCGAAGTTGTTTTCTCCATGATTGCCAACAACAATGCGCTGCGCGCGGTCACCGAAGGGCCGGACGGAATTCTCGCCGGACTGAATGCGGGAAAAATCTATATCGAGATGAGCACCGTGAGCCCGGCAGCGATCCGTGAGCTCGCTAGACAAGTCGAAGCCAAGAGCGCTGCCATGCTCGACGCGCCGGTCTCCGGCAGCTCGATTACTCTGGATGAAGGCAAGCTCTCGTTCATGGTCGGCGGCAAACGGGAAGTTTTCGAAAAAGTCCTGCCCTATCTTCACGCCATCGGTCCGAAGGCAACCTATGTCGGCGGCCATGGTTTGGCGGCATCGATGAAGATCGCAACCAATTTGAGCTTAGCCGTACAAATGCTGGCGTTCAGCGAAGGCTTGCTGCTCGCCGAAAAGAGTGGCATCGCGCGCGAAACCGCCGTCGAAGTATTATTGAATAGCGTCATGGCCTCGCCGATGGTCAAATACCGCGGCCCGTTCGTGCTGAACATGCCCGAGGAGGCGATCTTCGACGTCAACATGATGCAAAAGGACCTATTACTCGCCCTCGAGATGGGCCGCCAGCTCGACGTCCCGCTGCCAACCACGGCGATCACGAATCAGATGTTGACAACCACCCGCGCCATGGGTTTCGCTAAGAAAGATTTCGCCGTCATTTTTGAAGCGCTGGCGCGAATGGCGGGAGGGAAATAG